Proteins found in one Myxococcaceae bacterium JPH2 genomic segment:
- a CDS encoding AarF/ABC1/UbiB kinase family protein: MSRVLLLLGLVVRQAFRVLVLRATGRGSPQELAVGLRRSLEGMGLTYVKLGQYLSLRMDLLPREACVELGKLFERARPMSPEAVRRRVEEELGGALEDVFPEFDMEPLGSASIAQVHRARTAAGEVVAVKLQRFDLERTFRSDMRLFRALTRFVDRHRLLGAIPVTETLEQFSLFTLRELDFFAEARIAETVRHDVGDRLMVPRVDWALSTQRLLTMEFVRGVSLQKVFDLYDAGQRDEVERLLPGVDLQAAVLRIADACLFQLFSTGRFHGDPHPGNLLIRPDGAPVLIDFGIYGMLTRTRREELCDYMEAIAMGRFERAARVHDRLSVPTDETDVASYHRDFADIMSRWFSRAKSPDAPAEERHLGSAIGEITELQRRYHVRMEPDQLLVWRAIGLLDATALRVPEHVDLLALMEAFFLRTRPTPMVRLLRLVGDKGVASASVQEGLSWPGQARALLADARRDAVVNVHRERASGRGASGAVRPLALAVSALGLGILSLGGWGGGMPMGLSLAAAVALAGLAWVLASR, from the coding sequence GTGTCTCGGGTTCTCCTCCTGCTGGGATTGGTGGTGCGGCAGGCCTTCCGCGTGTTGGTGCTGCGCGCGACGGGCCGAGGCTCTCCCCAGGAACTCGCGGTGGGGCTGCGGCGCTCGCTGGAGGGCATGGGCCTGACATACGTGAAGCTGGGCCAGTACCTCTCGTTGCGCATGGACCTGTTGCCCCGCGAGGCCTGCGTCGAGCTGGGCAAGCTGTTCGAGCGTGCCCGGCCCATGTCCCCCGAAGCTGTTCGCCGGCGCGTGGAGGAGGAGCTGGGCGGCGCCTTGGAGGACGTCTTCCCGGAGTTCGACATGGAGCCGCTGGGCTCCGCGTCGATTGCCCAGGTGCATCGCGCGCGCACCGCCGCGGGGGAGGTGGTGGCGGTGAAGCTCCAGCGGTTCGACCTGGAGCGCACCTTCCGCTCGGACATGCGGCTGTTTCGCGCGCTGACGCGCTTCGTGGATCGGCACCGGCTGCTGGGCGCCATCCCGGTGACGGAGACGCTGGAGCAGTTCTCCCTCTTCACCTTGCGCGAGCTGGACTTCTTCGCGGAGGCGCGCATCGCCGAGACCGTGCGCCACGACGTGGGCGACCGGTTGATGGTGCCGCGCGTGGACTGGGCCTTGAGCACGCAGCGACTGCTGACGATGGAGTTCGTGCGAGGCGTGAGCCTTCAGAAGGTCTTCGACCTCTACGACGCGGGGCAGCGCGACGAGGTCGAGCGACTCCTGCCGGGGGTGGACCTGCAGGCCGCCGTGCTGCGCATCGCCGATGCGTGCCTCTTCCAGCTCTTCTCCACGGGGCGCTTCCACGGCGATCCGCATCCGGGGAACCTGCTCATCCGTCCGGACGGCGCTCCAGTCCTCATCGACTTCGGCATCTACGGGATGCTCACGCGCACGCGGCGCGAGGAGCTGTGCGACTACATGGAGGCCATCGCCATGGGGCGCTTCGAGCGCGCCGCCCGGGTGCATGACCGGCTGTCCGTCCCCACGGATGAGACGGATGTCGCCAGCTACCACCGCGACTTCGCCGACATCATGTCCCGCTGGTTCTCGCGGGCGAAGTCCCCGGACGCGCCCGCCGAGGAGCGACACCTGGGCAGCGCCATCGGGGAGATCACCGAACTCCAGCGGCGCTACCACGTGCGCATGGAGCCGGATCAGCTCCTCGTGTGGCGGGCCATTGGCTTGTTGGACGCCACGGCGCTGCGGGTGCCGGAGCACGTGGATCTGCTCGCCTTGATGGAGGCGTTCTTCCTGCGCACTCGCCCCACGCCCATGGTGCGGCTGTTGCGGTTGGTGGGCGACAAGGGCGTGGCCTCCGCCTCGGTCCAGGAGGGCCTGTCCTGGCCTGGGCAGGCGCGCGCGCTGCTCGCGGACGCTCGGCGTGACGCCGTCGTGAACGTCCATCGCGAGCGCGCCTCGGGCCGCGGGGCGAGCGGCGCTGTCCGGCCTCTCGCGCTCGCGGTATCGGCCCTGGGGCTCGGGATCCTGTCCCTGGGGGGCTGGGGCGGGGGGATGCCCATGGGGCTGTCCCTCGCGGCCGCGGTGGCGCTCGCCGGGCTTGCCTGGGTCCTGGCGAGTCGCTGA
- a CDS encoding fatty acyl-AMP ligase, producing MHAQEWPSHRTLAEAIERVGVLHPENGFTFQDLEGHETFVAFPELERRTARLAAGLQRLGLERGDRLGLLIILPEDFILTFLAALRLGVIPVPVYPPMYLSNLEDYARTTTTILKAAGTRFLVASDELLGPLEAFLEWLPELQGHVVGCHTLQGVESPPRFPDIQPDDVAFLQYTSGSTSAPKGVVVTHRALLGNIRGFMGHGLQMVPGVDKGVSWLPLYHDMGLVGFVLGPVVWGVSVVFIPTLRFVRNASVWLDTIHRHRGTVSFGPNFAYALALRKSKPTQMAQWDLSCMKAFGCGAEPIAPGTLRQFARVLGEHSRLSPRSLLPAYGLAESTLAVTMKPLDEEFRTRRVDAAFQQTGQARLAEPDAPGLEHVSCGVPFPEHEVVILDREGRPLPDGQEGAIHVRGPSVMAGYFQNEEQSREALKAGWLHTGDLGYFCDGHLYVTGRTKDLIILNGRNLHPQVIEWAVSEVEGVRRGNVVAFSRPGDEGEELVVVAETNSSDRAGLSAQIEYVVRLSQNVRRAEVVCIGPGGLPKTSSGKVKRHQVRELYLRNQLQ from the coding sequence ATGCACGCACAGGAATGGCCGTCTCACCGAACGCTCGCGGAGGCCATCGAGCGCGTGGGGGTGCTGCATCCCGAGAATGGCTTCACGTTCCAGGACCTCGAGGGCCACGAGACGTTCGTGGCGTTCCCGGAGCTGGAGCGCCGCACCGCGCGCCTGGCGGCGGGACTTCAGCGGCTCGGGCTGGAGCGAGGGGATCGCCTGGGCCTGCTCATCATCCTGCCCGAGGACTTCATCCTGACGTTCCTCGCGGCGCTGCGCCTGGGGGTGATCCCCGTGCCGGTGTATCCGCCCATGTACCTGAGCAACCTGGAGGACTACGCCCGGACCACCACCACCATCCTCAAGGCCGCGGGCACGCGCTTCCTCGTCGCTTCGGATGAGCTCCTGGGCCCGCTGGAGGCCTTCCTCGAGTGGCTCCCCGAGCTGCAGGGCCACGTGGTCGGCTGCCACACGCTGCAAGGCGTCGAGTCACCGCCGCGCTTCCCCGACATCCAGCCCGATGACGTGGCGTTCCTTCAGTACACGTCAGGCTCGACGTCCGCGCCCAAGGGCGTCGTCGTCACGCACCGCGCGCTGCTGGGGAACATCCGCGGCTTCATGGGGCACGGCCTCCAGATGGTGCCCGGCGTGGACAAGGGCGTGAGCTGGCTGCCGCTGTACCACGACATGGGGCTGGTCGGCTTCGTGCTCGGCCCTGTCGTCTGGGGCGTGTCCGTGGTGTTCATCCCCACGCTGCGCTTCGTGCGCAACGCCTCGGTGTGGCTGGACACCATTCACCGCCACCGCGGGACGGTCTCGTTCGGACCGAACTTCGCCTACGCGCTGGCGCTGCGGAAGTCCAAACCCACACAGATGGCCCAGTGGGACCTGTCTTGCATGAAGGCCTTCGGGTGCGGCGCGGAGCCCATCGCGCCGGGCACGCTGCGACAGTTCGCGCGCGTGCTGGGAGAGCACAGCCGGCTGTCCCCCCGCTCCTTGCTGCCTGCCTATGGACTCGCGGAGTCCACGCTGGCGGTCACCATGAAGCCGCTCGACGAGGAGTTCCGCACCCGTCGCGTGGACGCCGCGTTCCAACAGACAGGCCAGGCCCGCCTCGCCGAACCGGACGCGCCCGGGCTGGAGCACGTGTCCTGCGGGGTTCCCTTCCCGGAGCACGAGGTCGTCATCCTGGATCGCGAGGGACGACCGCTGCCCGACGGACAGGAGGGCGCCATCCATGTGCGCGGCCCCTCCGTCATGGCCGGCTACTTCCAGAACGAGGAGCAGTCACGCGAGGCGCTCAAGGCCGGGTGGTTGCACACCGGAGACCTGGGCTACTTCTGTGACGGCCACCTCTACGTCACCGGGCGCACCAAGGACCTCATCATCCTGAACGGGCGCAACCTGCACCCGCAGGTCATCGAGTGGGCCGTGTCCGAAGTGGAGGGCGTGCGCCGCGGCAACGTCGTGGCCTTCTCGCGCCCCGGCGATGAGGGCGAGGAGCTGGTCGTCGTGGCGGAGACGAACAGCTCGGATCGCGCGGGGCTCAGCGCGCAGATCGAATACGTCGTGCGGCTGTCCCAGAACGTGCGCCGCGCCGAGGTCGTGTGCATCGGCCCGGGAGGATTGCCCAAGACGTCCTCCGGAAAGGTGAAGCGCCACCAGGTCCGCGAGCTGTACCTGCGCAACCAGCTCCAGTAG
- a CDS encoding acyl carrier protein, with translation MSDDEVLRLIQEALRSTLPERESEFGQVTLDTDLQSLGIGSLAFMETVGYLEDHLATTFRGADMAKASKVRDIATLVRATGITV, from the coding sequence ATGAGCGACGACGAAGTCCTCCGCCTCATCCAGGAGGCCCTGCGCAGCACCCTGCCGGAGCGCGAGAGCGAGTTCGGGCAGGTCACGCTCGACACGGACCTCCAGAGCCTCGGCATCGGCTCGCTGGCCTTCATGGAGACGGTGGGCTACCTGGAGGACCACCTGGCCACCACGTTCCGCGGGGCGGACATGGCCAAGGCCAGCAAGGTGCGCGACATCGCCACGCTGGTGCGGGCCACGGGGATCACGGTCTGA